Genomic DNA from Palaemon carinicauda isolate YSFRI2023 unplaced genomic scaffold, ASM3689809v2 scaffold586, whole genome shotgun sequence:
agaaaaaaatgtgtggaaaatgagagaaataaaatgtaagatagaaaatgcagaacaaaagattatacagtcgaaagaaaatgaaaaaagggacttagaagaaggaacacttcaaaatataaaaagaaaccccaaagtactttactcctatgcaaaaaagatgaataaaaggagaatagaaataggccctctaagaattgaaggacggctaacgaatgaaaaaaaggaaatatgcaacatattagcagaaaaatataagagtgagttcacgccaagaattgcgaatgagaataatgaaactgaaataagagaagaaaatgtcgaatatctaacagatatagatattaatgaagcagatattgtcacggctataaacgaaattaaaaatggatcggcagccggaccagatggagttccagcgattttgttaaaaaaaactgcaaacactatcgcgaagccgcttgcaatactgctaagacagagtatagatatgagcgagatatatgttaaacacaaattagcttatataacccctatcttcaaaagtggatcaagactagaggcaagccattttagacctgttagtctaacatcacatattatgaaagtgtatgagagggtaataaaaaaagaaaataatgaaccatttggtaaaaaataatttgtttaatatgggtcaacacggtttcgtacctggaaaaagtacacagacccaactgatagcacactatgaaaacatatacaataatatgataaatgaaaaaaatacagatgtgatctatctagattttgcaaaagcctttgacaaggtagaccataacatattggagaaaaaaatgagaaagcataatattgtgggaaagataggaaaatgggtaaaagaattcctgcaaaacagaaaacagatagtggttgcaaatgacgagaaatcagatgaagcccaggtaatatctggtgtgccccaaggtacggtattagctgcactgctatttgttattatgatctcagacatagactgtgatgttgaaaactccgtagtgagaagtttcgccgatgacacaagaataagtagagaaattacttgtgatgaagataggaactcactacaaagagatctaaacaaaatatatgaatgggcggagataaataggatggtatttaactccgataaattcgaatcaataaattatggaaacagagaaggaatggtgtatgcatacaagggacctaataatgagacaatcacaaacaaggaagcaattaaagaccttggtgtaattttaaataggaatatgttatgcaacgaccaaatagcaacactgttggctaaatgtaaagcaaaaatgggaatgttattcagacactttaaaacaagaaaagctgaacacatgataatgctttacaaaacttatgtgcgtagtacactcgagtactgcaatgtgatatggtacccacactaccaaaaggatattgcgcaaatagagagtgtacaaaggtcctatactgctagaatagaagaagttaaagaccttgactactgggaaagactgcaatttttaaaactatacagtctagaaaggagaagagaacgctacatgataatacaagcatggaagcaaatagaaggaattgctgaaaacatcatggagcttaaaatatcagaaagagcaagccgaggtagattaatagtgccaaaaagcattccaggtaaactgagaaaggcgcacaggacattaatccactacgcaccagcatcgataatgcagcgactatttaatgtgctgccagctcatctaagaaacatatcaggagtgagcgtagatgtgtttaagaatcagctcgataaatacctaagatgcatcccagaccatccaagactggaagatgcaaaatacaccggaagatgcattagcaactctctggtggatatacgaggtgcctcacactgagggacctgggggaacccaaacaaaaaataaggaaataaggcaataagtctctctctctctctctctctctctctctctctctctctctctctctctctctctctctctctctctcgatttggcaaaacaaaaaaataaattaaaataaaattaatcctccacagggtCTCCTATTAAAAGATGATGATTTGTGTTCGTTTAGGAAGAACAAACGAGAAATGTTTCAAGATGTTTTTTCCCTTAAGATACAAACCCGAATATGTCAAGTTACACTTCCTTAGTAAACTTTCCAAGTgagacagtgactttgccctgCCCCTTGGCAGTAAGGTCACTCATATatgccagggacagtgacattgccctgaccCTTGGTAGTAAGGTTTATATTTGAGTCAGaacaatgacaaatttggaagtgattTGTATTCTTTATAACGAGGCCAACCTGTagctatttttttaaaaatatgccctcccatcacctgtcccccaataGATTCTGCCTTAAATAAAGTGACGATACAACACAGTTTTGTATGAGGGGgatatcatagtccacaaatgctatcaaaagtggatttttatattctatgcattgctgtacgtctcaaaatgaaaatgtggtcagtgaaatttctacctttactaaatcttgcttgttcgtctcagtttttcatcaacacttttctcctgtctctttagaataaacatactctaTGTTTTttaaactgacgtaagtgtaatgcctctgtaattaatgcaatcattcaggtctcctttttttcacaAACACacttcaggttttgcctcttcatgccaaattctactaaataatcttgtaagtagtccggGAGAcgtttcattttcagccagtatcatctcggcagttattccatcgtatccaggggctttccatctcttcttgCGTGCATGCATATCCATCTAGATATTAAGCAATCATTTGTGACGGGTCACTTGCaatcatatagaatatattaatatctTCTTCCACCCACAGGTCAGAGTCCTGATGGGACAGGACAAGACGTTGAAAATCCGCGCCAACCACTACATCACCCCCTTCGTGGAGCTTAAGCCAAACTGCGGCAGTGACAGAGCCTGGGTCTGGTCGGTCCCTGTCGACGAAGAACCCAAGCAGGAACTGTTTGCTGTCAGATTTGCCAATGCACAAAGTCTCATTTTTGTAGGTAACTGTATGGTGTTGAAAACTAactaaatacaagaggaaggccaaggtttgggtggatggatggggtgaagaaagctctgggtgataggaggatagatgtgagagaggcgagagagcgtgctacaaataggaatgaaaggcgagcgattgtgacgcagttgcggtaggccctgctgcttctgcctccgatgccttagatgaccgcggaggtagcagcagcagtaggggattcagcattatgaagcttcatctgtggtggataatgtgggaggataaggggctgtggcaccctagcagtaccagccgaagaactcggttgagtcccttgttaggctgggaggaacgtagagagtaggggtcccctttggtttttgtttcatttgttgatgtcggctaccccccaaaattgggcaagtgctttggtatatgtatgtatgtattttatacagtACTTATTCCTATCCTTTGGCAACCGAACATAACTGGTTATATGAATTTAATCCGTCTGTAGTAACAGGGTGGTCCCTTATTGTGAGGTTATACTGTTAATATGTTTGGGTCTTACTCATTTGCATTCGAAGCTTTAGGAAGAGCTTGATCCCTTAATGGTAGACTTGAAAGTCCCTATATATTGGACATTCTATTGACAATTGAACCCATAGGTAGAAAGATTATCTTCTGTAGAAAAAAAGTCCCTATGGAGGGAACAAATATTTTGACTGTTAAATCTAGGAAAAGGTTAATCTCTCTATGTTTTGGCTTGTTCTTTTCTCTCCATCACAAATGCCAGCCTCTTCAAAGAGAAGTTTGACGAGGCGAGAGGAATCGTCACGGTCGCCGAGGTCAAGGGTAAAGAAGATTCTGAGGAGAAGAAGGAACCCAAGAACGTGTCAGCGGATGCCAAGGAGACATCTTCCTCCACTCCATCGGGAGAAAATGCCGTCGAGTCGGTCACCAAAGATTTGGAGAAGATGAACGTCAAAAAGGCCGATGCGGACGTCAAAGAGTGATTTAGTTTTGTATGAGCGAACTTTGGATGGGAAAGTTTCTATCCCAGCCTGCCTCCCTCTGATTATGTTAgctgatatttacatttataattcTTTAAAAGCCTCCAGTGATATGTCTGTTTCTCAAACAGACAGTAAGGAGGAAGACTGATAATAAGGTTTCTATGCAGCTTGTTAATTCCTCAGAGTGTTTCGATGAGGTGTATGAGTACAAGGACAATCCATCATAAGGAATATGCTAGCCTAATCCTATATACATATGTTTTGTGTcactgcaactttttttttctttcttttttaagggAATTctgttttgtttgtatatatatatatatatatatatatatatatatatatatatatatatatatatatatatatatatatatatatatatatatatatatatatatatatatatatatatatatatatatatatatatatatatatatacttatatatatatatatatatatatatatatatatatatatatatatatatatatatatatatatatatatatatatatatatatatatatatataatatatatatatatatatatatatatatatatatatatatatatatatatatatatatatatatatatatacttatatatatatatatatatatatatatatatatatatatatatatatatatatatatatatatatatatatatatatatatatatatgtatatttgttccgtaaccgaaatacaaaccacgctatttacacagggtttaccttttagcgcagctgaaatggcgagccattagaatttaacaagggtgtattacccccgcgctagttagcggggggggggggggggagggggtaggggagtggtagctagctacccctcccctccctcacacacagatgaatgctcactttcacttttggctcggactgtgacagacgtctctgtcttggtcctctcttggcagccattgtttgttttgtctttacttaatcgcttacttttcatttactcaatatatatgtaaacatgttttcatgtttttatacatatttgagtatagaaatcagtaagtttccttttcagatttgtgtgtgtagtgtacttatctacgtggtgtcctcggcagttggccgccacggcgttatgggtggcgatcgagtttgacttatgtctttctctctctcttgaggtcgttcacccttttactacgtgttactacgcccttgtagcttcctttccgtgtgggggggttgctactccgtttgtctcaattagtttatgaatctaattgtatttgttgatttttcagctttgtagaacgattcctttcggggttttcgttctttctttagtgttcattcatttttaaattacataattacatagttacataattgtaattgttataattctgtttggttacagctctccttccgtgagtgtaagtggttgtgagggcacgtgcctgttgtgtaattcttgtttcctttccctccggattcctcttcggagccttcctgggggaatgaatgtgtactaatgtttttttttgtttttttttttgttttatttttttacagttaccgatctagttcgtttctgtaatatggcaacggtgtgagctgtcttgttgagtcctggggattc
This window encodes:
- the LOC137637215 gene encoding ran-specific GTPase-activating protein-like; amino-acid sequence: MSSYTSLVNFPSETVTLPCPLAVRVLMGQDKTLKIRANHYITPFVELKPNCGSDRAWVWSVPVDEEPKQELLFKEKFDEARGIVTVAEVKGKEDSEEKKEPKNVSADAKETSSSTPSGENAVESVTKDLEKMNVKKADADVKE